Proteins encoded by one window of Lycium barbarum isolate Lr01 chromosome 11, ASM1917538v2, whole genome shotgun sequence:
- the LOC132617219 gene encoding cellulose synthase-like protein G2 isoform X2, whose amino-acid sequence MELNRCTVQQPITTIYRLHMFLHSLIMLALVYYRLSHLLYLENFLTLQAFAWVLITLGEVSFIIKWFFGQGTRWRPVVRDVFPDNITCHNSQLPGIDVMVFTANPKKEPIVDVMNTVISAMALDYPTDKLAVYLSDDAGCPLTLYAMEEACSFAKLWLPFCEKYGIKTRCPKAFFSPLGEDDRVLKNDDFVAEMKEIKLRYEEFQQTVNRAGESGKIKDDVVPDRAPFIKVINDRKMEKEKSSNGLTEIPMLVYVSRERRTHRRHHFKGGSANALLRVSGIISNAPYLLVLDCDFFCHDPTSARKAMCFHLDPKISPSLAYVQFPQVFYNVSKSDIYDVKIRQAYKTIWHGMDGIQGPVLSGTGYFLKRKALYTKPGLKDEFLGSPEKHFGSSRKFIASLEENNGYIYKQEKVISEDIIEEAKTLATCVYEDGTQWGEEVYDPWFAVYIIAFISIILENMSESIPEGGSVKVWWLEYRALMMMGVSSIWLGGVKAIVEKIIGAQGGEKLYLSDKAIDEEKLKKYEKGKFDFQGIGMLAVPLITLSVLNLVGFMVGANQVIITMRFEDVLGQLLLSSFFVFVVVTVVIDVVSFLKDS is encoded by the exons atggAACTCAACAGATGTACTGTGCAGCAACCTATCACCACCATTTACCGACTCCACATGTTTCTCCACTCTCTAATCATGCTTGCATTAGTATACTATCGTTTATCTCATTTGCTTTACCTTGAAAACTTCCTCACTTTACAAGCATTTGCATGGGTGCTTATCACCTTAGGTGAAGTTAGTTTCATCATCAAGTGGTTCTTCGGACAAGGGACTCGTTGGCGCCCGGTTGTCAGGGACGTATTCCCTGACAACATAACATGCCACAATTCTCAGCTTCCGGGAATTGACGTGATGGTCTTCACTGCCAACCCTAAGAAAGAGCCAATTGTGGATGTCATGAACACTGTGATATCCGCAATGGCTCTTGATTACCCGACAGACAAGTTGGCGGTGTATCTATCTGATGACGCGGGATGCCCCTTGACATTGTACGCCATGGAGGAAGCGTGTTCTTTTGCTAAGTTGTGGCTCCCTTTCTGTGAGAAGTATGGAATCAAAACAAGGTGCCCCAAAGCGTTTTTTTCTCCATTAGGGGAAGATGATCGTGTTCTTAAGAACGATGACTTTGTAGCTGAAATGAAAGAAATTAAA tTAAGATATGAGGAGTTCCAGCAGACTGTGAACCGTGCTGGTGAATCAGGAAAAATCAAAGATGATGTAGTGCCTGATAGAGCCCCGTTTATCAAG GTAATAAATGACAGGAAAATGGAGAAAGAGAAGAGCTCCAATGGTTTGACGGAAATTCCTATGCTAGTGTACGTATCCCGTGAAAGAAGAACTCACCGTCGTCATCACTTCAAGGGTGGATCTGCAAATGCTCTT CTTCGAGTTTCAGGGATAATCAGTAATGCCCCGTATTTACTGGTTTTAGATTGTGATTTTTTCTGTCATGATCCAACATCAGCTCGGAAGGCAATGTGTTTCCATCTTGATCCAAAGATATCACCTTCTTTAGCTTATGTGCAGTTCCCTCAAGTGTTTTACAATGTCAGCAAGTCAGATATTTACGATGTCAAAATCAGACAGGCTTAcaag ACAATATGGCACGGGATGGATGGTATTCAAGGCCCAGTGTTATCGGGAACTGGTTATTTTCTGAAGAGGAAGGCGTTATACACGAAGCCAGGTCTAAAGG ATGAATTTCTTGGTTCACCGGAGAAGCATTTCGGATCAAGTAGAAAGTTCATTGCTTCACTAGAGGAGAACAATGGTTACATTTATAAGCAAGAGAAAGTCATATCAGAAGATATCATAGAGGAAGCTAAGACCCTGGCTACTTGTGTATACGAGGATGGCACACAATGGGGTGAAGAG GTCTATGATCCTTGGTTTGCAGTGTATATAATCGCTTTCATATCGATAATTTTGGAGAATATGTCGGAGTCAATTCCAGAAGGCGGATCGGTTAAAGTGTGGTGGTTGGAATACAGGGCACTGATGATGATGGGAGTTAGTTCAATATGGTTAGGAGGAGTGAAAGCTATAGTTGAAAAGATTATCGGAGCACAAGGTGGAGAGAAATTGTATTTGTCGGACAAAGCAATTGATGAGGAAAAGCTCAAGAAATACGAGAAGGGAAAATTTGATTTCCAAGGGATAGGGATGTTGGCTGTACCATTGATAACATTGTCCGTGTTGAATTTGGTAGGTTTCATGGTTGGAGCTAATCAAGTGATTATTACTATGAGGTTTGAAGATGTGCTTGGCCAACTCCTCCTGTCATCCTTCTTTGTCTTTGTGGTGGTCACTGTTGTCATAGATGTTGTATCTTTCTTAAAAGATTCTTAA
- the LOC132617219 gene encoding cellulose synthase-like protein G1 isoform X1: MELNRCTVQQPITTIYRLHMFLHSLIMLALVYYRLSHLLYLENFLTLQAFAWVLITLGEVSFIIKWFFGQGTRWRPVVRDVFPDNITCHNSQLPGIDVMVFTANPKKEPIVDVMNTVISAMALDYPTDKLAVYLSDDAGCPLTLYAMEEACSFAKLWLPFCEKYGIKTRCPKAFFSPLGEDDRVLKNDDFVAEMKEIKLRYEEFQQTVNRAGESGKIKDDVVPDRAPFIKVINDRKMEKEKSSNGLTEIPMLVYVSRERRTHRRHHFKGGSANALLRVSGIISNAPYLLVLDCDFFCHDPTSARKAMCFHLDPKISPSLAYVQFPQVFYNVSKSDIYDVKIRQAYKTIWHGMDGIQGPVLSGTGYFLKRKALYTKPGLKDEFLGSPEKHFGSSRKFIASLEENNGYIYKQEKVISEDIIEEAKTLATCVYEDGTQWGEEIGYSYNCHLESTFTGYLLHCKGWTSTYLYPERPSFLGCAPVDMQGFSSQLTKWVAALTQAGLSRLNPLTYGMKSRIRTIQCLCYAYLMYFSLYSWGMVLHASIPSISLLLGIQVYPEVYDPWFAVYIIAFISIILENMSESIPEGGSVKVWWLEYRALMMMGVSSIWLGGVKAIVEKIIGAQGGEKLYLSDKAIDEEKLKKYEKGKFDFQGIGMLAVPLITLSVLNLVGFMVGANQVIITMRFEDVLGQLLLSSFFVFVVVTVVIDVVSFLKDS; this comes from the exons atggAACTCAACAGATGTACTGTGCAGCAACCTATCACCACCATTTACCGACTCCACATGTTTCTCCACTCTCTAATCATGCTTGCATTAGTATACTATCGTTTATCTCATTTGCTTTACCTTGAAAACTTCCTCACTTTACAAGCATTTGCATGGGTGCTTATCACCTTAGGTGAAGTTAGTTTCATCATCAAGTGGTTCTTCGGACAAGGGACTCGTTGGCGCCCGGTTGTCAGGGACGTATTCCCTGACAACATAACATGCCACAATTCTCAGCTTCCGGGAATTGACGTGATGGTCTTCACTGCCAACCCTAAGAAAGAGCCAATTGTGGATGTCATGAACACTGTGATATCCGCAATGGCTCTTGATTACCCGACAGACAAGTTGGCGGTGTATCTATCTGATGACGCGGGATGCCCCTTGACATTGTACGCCATGGAGGAAGCGTGTTCTTTTGCTAAGTTGTGGCTCCCTTTCTGTGAGAAGTATGGAATCAAAACAAGGTGCCCCAAAGCGTTTTTTTCTCCATTAGGGGAAGATGATCGTGTTCTTAAGAACGATGACTTTGTAGCTGAAATGAAAGAAATTAAA tTAAGATATGAGGAGTTCCAGCAGACTGTGAACCGTGCTGGTGAATCAGGAAAAATCAAAGATGATGTAGTGCCTGATAGAGCCCCGTTTATCAAG GTAATAAATGACAGGAAAATGGAGAAAGAGAAGAGCTCCAATGGTTTGACGGAAATTCCTATGCTAGTGTACGTATCCCGTGAAAGAAGAACTCACCGTCGTCATCACTTCAAGGGTGGATCTGCAAATGCTCTT CTTCGAGTTTCAGGGATAATCAGTAATGCCCCGTATTTACTGGTTTTAGATTGTGATTTTTTCTGTCATGATCCAACATCAGCTCGGAAGGCAATGTGTTTCCATCTTGATCCAAAGATATCACCTTCTTTAGCTTATGTGCAGTTCCCTCAAGTGTTTTACAATGTCAGCAAGTCAGATATTTACGATGTCAAAATCAGACAGGCTTAcaag ACAATATGGCACGGGATGGATGGTATTCAAGGCCCAGTGTTATCGGGAACTGGTTATTTTCTGAAGAGGAAGGCGTTATACACGAAGCCAGGTCTAAAGG ATGAATTTCTTGGTTCACCGGAGAAGCATTTCGGATCAAGTAGAAAGTTCATTGCTTCACTAGAGGAGAACAATGGTTACATTTATAAGCAAGAGAAAGTCATATCAGAAGATATCATAGAGGAAGCTAAGACCCTGGCTACTTGTGTATACGAGGATGGCACACAATGGGGTGAAGAG ATCGGTTATTCCTACAATTGCCATTTAGAGAGCACATTTACTGGTTATCTTTTGCACTGCAAAGGATGGACATCGACATATTTATATCCAGAAAGACCATCTTTCTTGGGGTGTGCCCCAGTTGATATGCAAGGTTTCTCCTCACAACTCACAAAATGGGTCGCTGCACTCACACAAGCTGGTCTATCACGTTTGAATCCCCTCACTTATGGCATGAAGAGCAGGATTAGAACTATCCAATGTTTGTGCTATGCCTATTTGATGTATTTCTCTCTCTATTCTTGGGGAATGGTTTTGCACGCCAGTATTCCGTCTATTAGCCTTTTACTTGGCATTCAAGTGTACCCCGAG GTCTATGATCCTTGGTTTGCAGTGTATATAATCGCTTTCATATCGATAATTTTGGAGAATATGTCGGAGTCAATTCCAGAAGGCGGATCGGTTAAAGTGTGGTGGTTGGAATACAGGGCACTGATGATGATGGGAGTTAGTTCAATATGGTTAGGAGGAGTGAAAGCTATAGTTGAAAAGATTATCGGAGCACAAGGTGGAGAGAAATTGTATTTGTCGGACAAAGCAATTGATGAGGAAAAGCTCAAGAAATACGAGAAGGGAAAATTTGATTTCCAAGGGATAGGGATGTTGGCTGTACCATTGATAACATTGTCCGTGTTGAATTTGGTAGGTTTCATGGTTGGAGCTAATCAAGTGATTATTACTATGAGGTTTGAAGATGTGCTTGGCCAACTCCTCCTGTCATCCTTCTTTGTCTTTGTGGTGGTCACTGTTGTCATAGATGTTGTATCTTTCTTAAAAGATTCTTAA